A single Campylobacter concisus DNA region contains:
- a CDS encoding HypC/HybG/HupF family hydrogenase formation chaperone: MCLSIPSKVIEIDENNVATVETLGVTRKVSLDLISEEVKVGEYVLIHVGYAMQKIDTQFALESLEVYQKIADDMNAGKI, translated from the coding sequence ATGTGCCTCTCGATCCCTTCAAAAGTAATAGAAATAGATGAAAATAACGTTGCTACTGTTGAGACCTTGGGCGTTACTAGAAAGGTAAGCCTAGATCTCATCTCTGAAGAGGTAAAAGTTGGCGAATACGTGCTAATCCACGTTGGATACGCTATGCAAAAGATCGATACGCAGTTTGCGCTTGAGAGCTTAGAGGTCTATCAAAAGATCGCTGATGATATGAACGCGGGGAAAATTTGA
- the hypD gene encoding hydrogenase formation protein HypD: MDLINDFRDKNLILALSKLIKKESTKPLNIMEICGGHTHSIMKFALPSLVGEHINFIHGPGCPVCVMPKSRIDEACKLASMDNVIFCTLADMLRVPGSKTSLQKLRGEGHDIRALYTPLDALNIAKQNPDKKVIFFAIGFETTTPMSANLVEKVVQGGIKNLYFHINHVTVPAPVRAIMSDENVRIDAFLGPSHVSVITGSKIYKELADEFKRPIAISGFEPLDIMASVLNLVRQQNAGTYEVYNEYARAVKEEGNVKAKELIAKYFEPCDFVWRGLGEIVQSGMKLKDEFAYLDARVQFDCSVESAGESKACICGQILRGLAKPTECKVFGKVCNPQNPIGSCMVSSEGACAAYFKYARVG, from the coding sequence ATGGATCTTATCAATGACTTTCGCGATAAAAATTTAATCCTAGCCCTTTCAAAGCTCATAAAAAAAGAGAGCACAAAGCCCCTAAATATCATGGAAATTTGCGGCGGCCATACGCACAGCATTATGAAATTTGCACTGCCAAGCTTAGTTGGAGAGCATATAAATTTCATCCACGGCCCAGGCTGTCCGGTCTGCGTGATGCCAAAGAGCCGCATAGATGAGGCCTGTAAGCTTGCTAGCATGGATAATGTGATCTTTTGCACGCTAGCTGACATGCTAAGAGTGCCTGGCTCAAAGACAAGCTTGCAAAAACTTCGTGGCGAGGGGCATGATATAAGAGCACTTTACACGCCACTTGATGCGCTAAATATAGCTAAGCAAAATCCAGACAAAAAGGTTATATTTTTTGCCATTGGCTTTGAGACAACGACGCCAATGAGCGCAAATTTGGTTGAAAAAGTGGTGCAAGGGGGCATTAAAAATTTATACTTTCATATAAATCACGTAACCGTCCCAGCACCAGTTAGAGCCATAATGAGCGATGAAAACGTGAGGATAGATGCATTTTTAGGCCCAAGCCATGTGAGTGTCATCACTGGAAGTAAAATTTATAAAGAGCTAGCAGATGAGTTTAAAAGACCGATCGCCATTAGCGGTTTTGAGCCACTTGACATCATGGCAAGTGTGCTAAATTTAGTCCGTCAGCAAAATGCAGGCACATATGAGGTCTATAACGAGTATGCAAGGGCGGTTAAAGAAGAGGGCAACGTCAAGGCAAAAGAGCTCATCGCTAAGTACTTTGAGCCGTGCGACTTTGTCTGGAGAGGGCTTGGCGAGATAGTACAAAGCGGTATGAAGCTAAAAGACGAGTTTGCCTATCTTGACGCTAGAGTGCAGTTTGACTGCAGCGTAGAGAGCGCTGGCGAGAGCAAGGCATGCATTTGTGGGCAAATTTTAAGAGGGCTAGCAAAGCCAACAGAGTGTAAAGTCTTTGGCAAGGTTTGCAACCCGCAAAATCCGATAGGATCGTGCATGGTCTCAAGCGAGGGCGCTTGTGCGGCATATTTTAAATACGCAAGAGTTGGTTAA
- the hypE gene encoding hydrogenase expression/formation protein HypE, with product MKKIMLSHGGGGEEMNSLINETIFKIFDNEILRQSNDSAILNLNGKIAFSSDSFVVTPIFFNGGDIGKIAACGTINDLAMVGASAKYLSCSLIIEEGLSIEELETVLGSLAKTCKESGVSVVCGDTKVVPKGKCDKIFINTAGIGEIVCEGVELKNLKAGAKILISGDVGRHGGVVLAAREEFELGLDLKSDCKSLKEVALRLFSAGIKPQCMRDATRGGLSAVLNEWTKFAKFDILVFEENIKVADEVMGVCELFGFEPYELANEGTFVMAVDESQAEDTLGILREFDKNAMIIGEVMEAKNERVIIENSYKSRRFLEPPKGELLPRIC from the coding sequence ATGAAAAAGATAATGCTAAGCCACGGCGGCGGCGGCGAGGAGATGAACTCGCTTATAAACGAGACGATATTTAAAATTTTCGATAACGAAATTTTAAGACAGAGCAACGACTCGGCGATATTAAATTTAAACGGCAAGATCGCATTTAGCTCCGATAGCTTTGTGGTAACTCCCATTTTTTTTAATGGCGGCGACATCGGCAAGATCGCGGCTTGCGGCACGATAAACGACCTTGCGATGGTTGGAGCAAGCGCAAAATACCTAAGCTGCTCGCTCATCATCGAAGAGGGGCTTAGTATAGAAGAGCTTGAAACGGTACTTGGCTCGCTTGCAAAAACTTGTAAAGAGAGTGGTGTAAGCGTAGTTTGTGGCGATACAAAGGTCGTGCCAAAGGGCAAATGCGATAAGATTTTCATAAACACAGCAGGCATCGGCGAGATAGTTTGCGAAGGCGTGGAGCTTAAAAATTTAAAAGCAGGGGCAAAAATTCTCATCTCTGGAGATGTTGGCAGACACGGCGGCGTGGTGCTTGCAGCAAGAGAGGAATTTGAGCTTGGGCTTGATCTAAAAAGTGACTGCAAGAGTTTAAAAGAGGTCGCTTTAAGGCTATTTAGCGCTGGTATAAAGCCGCAGTGCATGCGTGATGCGACTAGAGGTGGACTAAGTGCAGTGCTAAATGAATGGACTAAATTTGCTAAATTTGACATCTTGGTCTTTGAAGAAAATATCAAGGTCGCAGACGAAGTGATGGGCGTTTGTGAGCTGTTTGGATTTGAGCCTTATGAGCTTGCAAATGAGGGCACTTTTGTGATGGCTGTTGATGAGAGCCAGGCCGAGGACACACTTGGGATTTTGCGAGAATTTGATAAAAATGCGATGATAATTGGTGAAGTAATGGAGGCAAAAAACGAGCGTGTCATCATCGAAAACTCCTATAAATCAAGAAGATTCCTCGAGCCGCCAAAGGGCGAGCTACTGCCAAGGATCTGCTAA
- the hypA gene encoding hydrogenase maturation nickel metallochaperone HypA produces MHELSIVQNLVSLCEKNAAKENAKEISKIEIKVGRLSGVEPHYLQSAFDVYKAGTICENAELVINLQGIVIECLECGFGGELNENDFTCPKCKSQNLKVTDGEDMYLMRLEMK; encoded by the coding sequence ATGCACGAGCTTAGTATCGTTCAAAATTTAGTTAGCCTTTGCGAGAAAAATGCCGCCAAAGAAAATGCCAAAGAGATAAGCAAGATCGAGATAAAGGTTGGCCGTTTAAGCGGAGTGGAGCCTCATTATTTGCAGAGTGCATTTGATGTTTATAAGGCTGGCACGATCTGCGAAAACGCTGAGCTTGTCATAAATTTACAAGGCATTGTGATCGAGTGTTTGGAGTGTGGATTTGGCGGAGAGCTTAATGAAAATGACTTCACCTGTCCAAAGTGTAAAAGCCAAAATTTAAAGGTAACTGACGGCGAGGATATGTATCTTATGCGCCTTGAGATGAAGTAA